One genomic segment of Microbacterium sp. ProA8 includes these proteins:
- a CDS encoding alpha/beta hydrolase, whose protein sequence is MSDPIDEFSFLSEQAAEAGIDAPPPRGERLTLSLASGRTLSALRYSPADAPDAAPVVTFLHGAGLNAHTWDTTILALGLPALALDLPGHGDSSWRDDAAYVARVLAPDVAEGIATWTDAPQLIVGQSLGGLTAAAVAASRPDLVRELVVIDITPGIDSNAGPTQIRDFFAGPVDWASRDELVDRALSFGLGGGTRRKAERGVYFNSRVRPDGRVEWKHHFAHLANAASAAPALRQAQRPVSEQPSTPESVEGQDAVASVLGEAGWEDLATVAVPTTLIRGDRGYVTEEDAAEFLRRVPEASVVTVPSGHNVQEEIPLELGGRLRTLAGES, encoded by the coding sequence GTGAGCGACCCCATCGACGAGTTCTCGTTCCTTTCCGAGCAGGCGGCCGAGGCCGGCATCGACGCTCCTCCTCCCCGCGGCGAGCGCCTCACCCTCTCCCTTGCCAGCGGCCGCACGCTGAGCGCGCTGCGCTACTCCCCCGCCGATGCGCCGGATGCCGCACCCGTCGTGACCTTCCTGCACGGCGCCGGCCTCAACGCCCACACCTGGGACACGACGATCCTGGCGCTCGGCCTGCCCGCGCTGGCGCTCGACCTGCCCGGTCACGGCGACTCGTCCTGGCGCGACGACGCGGCCTACGTCGCCCGTGTGCTCGCCCCGGATGTGGCCGAGGGCATCGCGACGTGGACCGACGCGCCGCAGCTGATCGTCGGTCAGTCGCTCGGCGGGCTGACCGCGGCGGCGGTGGCGGCATCCCGTCCGGATCTCGTTCGCGAGCTGGTCGTCATCGACATCACGCCCGGCATCGACTCGAACGCGGGTCCGACGCAGATCCGCGACTTCTTCGCCGGACCGGTGGACTGGGCCTCGCGCGACGAACTCGTCGACCGGGCCCTGTCGTTCGGGCTCGGCGGCGGCACCAGGCGCAAGGCCGAGCGCGGTGTGTACTTCAACTCGCGTGTGCGCCCGGACGGTCGCGTGGAGTGGAAGCACCATTTCGCGCACCTGGCGAACGCCGCGTCGGCCGCTCCCGCGCTTCGACAGGCTCAGCGACCCGTATCCGAGCAGCCTTCGACCCCGGAGTCTGTCGAAGGGCAGGATGCCGTCGCCTCGGTGCTCGGCGAGGCCGGCTGGGAGGATCTCGCCACCGTCGCGGTGCCGACGACGCTCATCCGCGGCGACCGCGGCTACGTGACGGAAGAGGATGCGGCGGAGTTCCTGCGACGCGTCCCCGAGGCATCCGTCGTCACCGTCCCGTCGGGGCACAACGTGCAGGAGGAGATCCCCCTCGAGCTCGGCGGGCGCCTGCGGACGCTGGCCGGCGAGAGCTGA
- a CDS encoding carboxymuconolactone decarboxylase family protein, translating to MTAEHRVHLSRAARPAYQALSAFSKTVGGIAAENGIDDRLKELVQIHASQLNGCAYCVRVHVERAVAAGITADDIAQLPVWRESGVFSDRERAGLELAEAYVYIHDEGIPDEVYDSVGGVLSEKEYVALSWILVSINAFNRIAIAGRYSTPPRDDLVGEDKDAAAGAAW from the coding sequence ATGACGGCAGAACACCGCGTGCACCTCTCGCGAGCGGCGCGACCCGCCTACCAGGCGCTCTCCGCGTTCTCGAAGACCGTGGGCGGCATCGCCGCCGAGAACGGCATCGACGACCGGCTCAAAGAGCTCGTGCAGATCCATGCCTCGCAGCTCAACGGCTGCGCCTACTGCGTGCGCGTCCACGTCGAGCGGGCCGTCGCCGCCGGGATCACCGCCGACGACATCGCGCAGCTCCCGGTATGGCGCGAGTCCGGCGTGTTCTCCGATCGGGAGCGGGCGGGGCTCGAGCTCGCCGAGGCCTACGTGTACATCCACGACGAGGGCATCCCCGACGAGGTCTACGACAGTGTCGGCGGCGTGCTGAGCGAGAAGGAGTACGTCGCGCTCAGCTGGATCCTCGTGTCGATCAACGCGTTCAACCGCATCGCGATCGCGGGCCGCTACAGCACTCCGCCGCGCGACGACCTCGTCGGCGAAGACAAGGACGCCGCCGCGGGCGCCGCGTGGTGA
- a CDS encoding tyrosine-protein phosphatase, producing the protein MTEPVPGDAPPRDPFVSGAMNLRDVGGLRAGSGSTRHGVLFRSGNLARLDAKGTRALAELRLRRIIDLRADDEVEREPSRIAGLDVVTQRVPLFLGSVESFFRDDLSLDEMYRRLVDDSSEGVVAVVRGILADQPVLVHCTVGKDRTGVTIALTLAAAGVDPEAVVGDYARTEGLLPPRRNRRIVEMLRTMHPEAVHLEDLATRSPAPVMRALLDDVTHRYGSAEEYLRAHGLADDEIVELRRVLLKSGA; encoded by the coding sequence GTGACAGAACCTGTGCCCGGCGACGCCCCGCCGCGGGACCCGTTCGTCTCCGGCGCGATGAACCTCCGCGACGTCGGCGGCCTGCGCGCAGGATCCGGGTCGACGCGCCACGGCGTGCTGTTCCGGTCGGGCAACCTCGCACGGCTGGATGCCAAGGGCACCCGTGCGCTCGCGGAGCTCCGGCTGCGGCGCATCATCGACCTGCGCGCCGACGACGAGGTGGAGCGTGAGCCCAGCCGCATCGCCGGGCTCGACGTCGTCACCCAGCGCGTGCCCCTCTTCCTCGGTTCGGTCGAGTCGTTCTTCCGCGACGACCTCAGCCTCGACGAGATGTACCGGCGCCTCGTCGACGACTCGTCGGAGGGCGTGGTCGCGGTCGTGCGCGGCATCCTCGCCGATCAGCCGGTGCTGGTGCACTGCACCGTCGGCAAGGACCGCACCGGCGTGACGATCGCGCTGACGCTCGCTGCCGCGGGCGTCGACCCCGAAGCCGTCGTGGGGGACTACGCGCGCACCGAGGGCCTGCTGCCGCCCCGTCGCAACCGCCGCATCGTCGAGATGCTTCGAACGATGCACCCGGAGGCGGTGCACCTCGAGGACCTCGCGACGCGTTCTCCGGCGCCCGTCATGCGCGCTCTGCTCGACGATGTGACCCACCGCTACGGATCGGCGGAGGAGTACCTGCGCGCCCACGGGCTGGCCGACGACGAGATCGTCGAGCTCCGCCGCGTGCTGCTGAAGTCCGGCGCCTGA
- a CDS encoding SIP domain-containing protein — protein sequence MPHTTQPQAVAHNASACRASRHTRVQHLITADESSLAELEAVLATLPICSTGRVFVEIPDASWQADITAPSRMVVTWLDRSQRSGAPGTGRGCGSGEALSRAVTAWADEMLCAEEDQTRIHLLGGYLGTADIVDHLVDLGVRAESIHAPEQYGLTTAR from the coding sequence ATGCCCCACACCACCCAGCCTCAGGCCGTCGCGCACAACGCGTCGGCGTGCCGTGCGTCGCGTCACACGCGCGTGCAGCACCTGATCACCGCCGACGAGTCCTCGCTGGCCGAGCTCGAAGCCGTGCTGGCGACCCTGCCGATCTGCTCGACGGGCCGGGTCTTCGTCGAGATCCCGGACGCCTCGTGGCAGGCCGACATCACCGCGCCGAGCCGAATGGTCGTGACGTGGCTCGATCGCTCGCAGCGCTCCGGCGCTCCCGGCACGGGCCGCGGGTGCGGATCGGGCGAGGCGCTCTCGCGCGCCGTGACCGCCTGGGCCGACGAGATGCTCTGCGCCGAAGAGGACCAGACGCGCATCCACCTGCTCGGCGGCTACCTGGGCACGGCCGACATCGTCGACCACCTCGTCGATCTCGGCGTCCGTGCGGAATCGATCCACGCGCCCGAGCAGTACGGTCTGACGACCGCCCGCTGA
- a CDS encoding Fe-S oxidoreductase: MSPIATPPPGWRAAAERAVLRGRRLDELIPSFLLDSPISRVGYWYGCAVGWIWGTLWSTGPIEKREGLWVFRGMPRWTFPRGGSCVGGCFLTGDGRLSDALLRHEAAHKRQWQRYGLLMPLLYLLAGRNPLRNRFEIEAGLADGNYVPRGDA; the protein is encoded by the coding sequence GTGAGTCCGATCGCCACGCCGCCGCCGGGCTGGCGCGCTGCCGCCGAGCGCGCCGTGCTCCGCGGCCGGCGCCTGGACGAGCTCATCCCCTCGTTCCTGCTGGACTCGCCCATCAGCCGCGTCGGGTACTGGTACGGCTGCGCCGTCGGGTGGATCTGGGGGACGCTCTGGAGCACCGGCCCCATCGAGAAGCGCGAGGGGCTGTGGGTGTTCCGCGGGATGCCGCGGTGGACTTTTCCGCGGGGCGGCTCGTGCGTCGGCGGATGCTTCCTCACCGGCGACGGCCGCCTCAGCGATGCACTGCTGCGCCACGAAGCCGCGCACAAGCGTCAATGGCAGCGCTACGGGCTGCTGATGCCGCTGCTGTATCTGCTGGCAGGACGGAATCCGCTCCGGAACCGATTCGAGATCGAGGCCGGGCTGGCCGACGGCAACTACGTTCCCCGCGGCGACGCCTGA
- a CDS encoding arginase family protein: MTQYLVVPQWQGSPSSRAMQLIDGAHAIAGDLPRSSTTVLDVPMEAGEALGTGIHRLSALQRVRGLVADALAAHDADAPEEPVLTIGGDCGVALAPIAHAARRSPGLAVVWIDAHPDLNSPDTSPSGAFAGMVLRAVIGDGVPELSLDGAVGGDRVVVGGARSYDDPELAAVEEFGITALTVEALRDTDALADAVLATGADAVYIHVDIDALDPAEIAGNAHPEPFGVTVVELTSAIARLRARVPMVGASLAGYSPASAAAATDDLGAILRVIGALA; encoded by the coding sequence ATGACGCAATATCTCGTGGTTCCGCAGTGGCAGGGAAGCCCGTCCTCCCGTGCGATGCAGCTCATCGACGGCGCCCACGCGATCGCGGGAGACCTGCCCCGATCCTCGACCACCGTGCTGGACGTGCCCATGGAGGCCGGCGAGGCGCTGGGCACCGGCATCCACCGTCTCAGCGCCCTGCAGCGCGTACGGGGGCTCGTGGCCGACGCGCTGGCCGCGCATGACGCGGACGCTCCCGAGGAGCCCGTCCTCACGATCGGCGGCGACTGCGGCGTCGCCCTCGCGCCGATCGCGCACGCGGCACGCCGCTCGCCCGGCTTGGCGGTGGTGTGGATCGACGCCCACCCCGATCTCAACTCGCCCGACACGTCGCCGTCCGGCGCGTTCGCCGGCATGGTGCTGCGCGCGGTGATCGGCGATGGGGTTCCGGAGCTCTCACTGGACGGGGCGGTCGGAGGCGACAGGGTGGTCGTCGGCGGGGCGCGCTCGTACGACGATCCGGAACTCGCCGCCGTGGAGGAGTTCGGCATCACCGCGCTCACGGTGGAGGCGCTGCGCGATACCGACGCCCTCGCGGATGCGGTGCTCGCCACCGGTGCCGACGCCGTCTACATCCACGTCGACATCGACGCCCTCGATCCGGCCGAGATCGCCGGGAACGCCCACCCCGAGCCGTTCGGCGTCACCGTCGTCGAGCTGACCTCGGCGATCGCCCGCCTACGTGCGCGGGTGCCCATGGTGGGGGCATCCCTCGCCGGCTACTCCCCCGCGTCGGCAGCAGCAGCCACCGACGATCTCGGGGCGATCCTGCGCGTGATCGGAGCGCTTGCGTGA
- a CDS encoding PspA/IM30 family protein: MAKQSIFGRISTLMKANINALLDSAEDPQKMLDQLVRDYTNSIADAESAIAETIGNLRLLERDHQEDVQAATEWGNKALAASRKADELRKAGNTTDADKFDNLAKIALQRQISEENEARAIAPTIATQNEVVEKLKEGLNGMKQKLEQLRSKRSELLARAKTAEAQNKVHDAVKSIDVLDPTSELGRFEDKVRRQEALAAGKQELAASSLDAQFNALEDVGELTEVEARLAALKTGGAPVQAAIEN, encoded by the coding sequence ATGGCGAAGCAGTCCATCTTCGGTCGCATCTCGACCCTCATGAAGGCGAACATCAACGCACTCCTCGACTCTGCCGAGGACCCGCAGAAGATGCTCGACCAGCTCGTGCGCGACTACACGAACTCGATCGCCGACGCCGAGTCGGCCATCGCCGAGACGATCGGCAACCTGCGCCTGCTCGAGCGCGACCACCAGGAGGACGTCCAGGCGGCCACCGAGTGGGGCAACAAGGCCCTCGCCGCCAGCCGCAAGGCCGACGAGCTGCGCAAGGCCGGCAACACCACCGACGCCGACAAGTTCGACAACCTCGCCAAGATCGCGCTGCAGCGCCAGATCAGCGAGGAGAACGAGGCGCGGGCGATCGCGCCGACCATCGCGACGCAGAACGAGGTCGTCGAGAAGCTCAAAGAGGGCCTCAACGGCATGAAGCAGAAGCTCGAGCAGCTGAGGTCCAAGCGCTCCGAGCTGCTCGCGCGTGCCAAGACCGCCGAGGCGCAGAACAAGGTGCACGACGCGGTCAAGTCGATCGACGTGCTCGACCCGACGAGCGAGCTCGGCCGGTTCGAAGACAAGGTGCGTCGCCAGGAGGCCCTGGCCGCCGGCAAGCAGGAGCTCGCCGCGTCGAGCCTCGACGCGCAGTTCAACGCCCTCGAGGACGTCGGCGAGCTGACCGAGGTCGAGGCGCGTCTCGCGGCGCTCAAGACCGGCGGTGCGCCGGTGCAGGCTGCCATCGAGAACTGA
- a CDS encoding TPM domain-containing protein: MRLRWAAALASVAVVAVTAIGGGIAQATPPVSLPSGFVLDDADVLSATEEAEAQSRLEQLKSDTGLDLWVVYVDDFTDPADAADWANQTADDNGLGVTQYLLAVATEGRQYYLSADPAGPLSEDQVAAIEQQRIQPALAQDDWLGAVDAAADGVTDAAGGGSGALDSGTSGGGSWITWLLVIVAVGVGVVLLVMFLRRRRTRAAVPGSPSGPPQPSIEELERRAASLLVETDDALKTSGQELGFAKAQFGDAATAEFEAALATAQQNLDEAFGLKQKLDDADPDSEADTRAWNERIIALCEASNTLLDEKAAAFDELRKLEQNAPEALARVQEERAKAAASLDQATAQLQQLQSAYAPEALATVVDNPAQARQRLAFADEQLGAAQTAIGAGDGGEAAVGIRAAEEAVGQATLLEDAIEKLAADLSAGERNATALVAELESDIAAAAALPDADGRIASVIAATRQQLDAARTQLTGTARRPLAALQSLEAANAQIDSLVQGVRDAAAQAERARQMVGQVMMQAQAQVSAAEDYITARRGAVGAQARTRLAEAGASLARAHALQAGDPQQALLQAQRADQLAGQAIQLAQNDVGAFDGGGMGGMFGSPQGGGQSGGGMLGAVLGGIVLNSVLSGGRSSGGGLGGLGGMLGGGGRSSGGGMRPGSFGGGGTRARRGGGRF; this comes from the coding sequence ATGCGACTGCGATGGGCTGCAGCGCTGGCGTCCGTTGCGGTGGTCGCGGTCACGGCGATCGGCGGCGGGATCGCGCAGGCGACTCCACCCGTTTCGCTCCCCTCGGGCTTCGTGCTCGACGACGCGGACGTGCTGTCGGCGACAGAGGAGGCCGAGGCGCAGAGCCGCCTCGAGCAGCTGAAGTCCGACACCGGCCTCGACCTTTGGGTCGTCTACGTCGACGACTTCACCGACCCCGCCGACGCGGCGGACTGGGCGAACCAGACCGCCGACGACAACGGACTCGGGGTCACGCAGTACCTTCTCGCCGTCGCCACCGAGGGACGCCAGTACTACCTCTCGGCCGACCCGGCCGGTCCTCTCAGCGAGGACCAGGTCGCCGCGATCGAGCAGCAGCGGATCCAGCCGGCGCTCGCGCAGGACGACTGGCTCGGTGCGGTGGATGCCGCGGCCGACGGCGTCACCGACGCCGCCGGCGGCGGGTCGGGCGCCCTCGACTCCGGCACCTCGGGCGGCGGATCGTGGATCACGTGGCTCCTCGTCATCGTGGCCGTCGGGGTGGGCGTCGTGCTGCTCGTGATGTTCCTGCGCCGCCGGCGCACGCGCGCCGCGGTGCCGGGTTCACCGAGCGGCCCGCCGCAGCCGAGCATCGAAGAGCTCGAGAGGCGCGCGGCGTCGCTCCTCGTCGAGACCGACGACGCGCTCAAGACCAGCGGCCAGGAGCTCGGGTTCGCCAAGGCGCAGTTCGGCGATGCCGCCACCGCGGAGTTCGAGGCGGCGCTGGCGACCGCGCAGCAGAACCTCGACGAGGCGTTCGGGCTCAAGCAGAAGCTCGACGACGCCGATCCCGACTCCGAGGCCGACACCCGCGCCTGGAACGAGCGCATCATCGCGCTCTGCGAGGCGTCCAACACCCTGCTCGACGAGAAGGCGGCCGCCTTCGACGAGCTGCGCAAGCTCGAGCAGAACGCGCCCGAGGCGCTCGCACGTGTGCAGGAGGAGCGGGCGAAGGCCGCGGCATCCCTGGATCAAGCCACCGCGCAGCTGCAGCAGCTGCAGTCGGCCTACGCGCCCGAGGCGCTCGCGACGGTCGTCGACAATCCCGCGCAGGCGCGGCAGCGCCTGGCGTTCGCCGACGAGCAGCTCGGCGCCGCGCAGACCGCGATCGGCGCCGGCGACGGCGGTGAGGCCGCGGTCGGCATCCGAGCCGCCGAAGAGGCGGTCGGGCAGGCCACACTCCTCGAGGACGCCATCGAGAAGCTCGCGGCCGATCTCTCCGCCGGTGAGCGCAATGCGACGGCGCTGGTCGCCGAGCTCGAAAGCGACATCGCCGCGGCAGCGGCCCTCCCCGACGCCGACGGGCGCATCGCGAGCGTCATCGCCGCCACGCGGCAGCAGCTCGACGCCGCACGCACGCAGCTGACCGGCACCGCACGGCGACCGCTCGCCGCGCTGCAGAGCCTCGAGGCGGCCAACGCCCAGATCGACTCGCTCGTGCAGGGGGTGCGGGATGCCGCAGCCCAGGCCGAGCGCGCACGCCAGATGGTCGGCCAGGTCATGATGCAGGCTCAAGCCCAGGTGTCGGCCGCGGAGGACTACATCACCGCGCGCCGCGGCGCGGTCGGAGCACAGGCCCGCACGCGTCTCGCGGAGGCGGGCGCTTCGCTCGCCCGTGCGCACGCACTCCAGGCGGGCGACCCGCAGCAGGCGCTGCTGCAGGCCCAGCGCGCCGATCAGCTCGCAGGACAGGCGATCCAGCTCGCGCAGAACGACGTCGGCGCCTTCGACGGCGGAGGCATGGGCGGCATGTTCGGCAGCCCGCAGGGCGGCGGTCAGTCCGGCGGCGGCATGCTCGGCGCGGTACTGGGCGGCATCGTGCTCAACTCCGTGCTGAGCGGTGGCCGCTCCTCCGGCGGCGGGCTCGGCGGGCTCGGCGGCATGCTGGGCGGCGGCGGCCGATCCTCCGGCGGCGGGATGCGACCCGGTAGCTTCGGAGGCGGCGGCACACGCGCCCGTCGAGGAGGTGGCCGCTTCTGA
- a CDS encoding DUF3097 family protein, giving the protein MDDRYSGDVLAAGWKGHGVREVPRVPASRDLVVEVADDGFCGAVVGVSGGLVELEDRTGRRRLFPLGPGFLIEGRDVVLGPPVAAPVRTGPQRTASGSFAAADARARTARASRILVEGRHDAELVERVWGDDLRAEGVVVEYLQGIDLLDAALDEEPPSAQRRYGVLVDHLVPGSKESRVADAIARGRHGAHVLIVGHPWIDVWQCVTPRAMGIERWPEVPRGIEFKVGVCRALGWPAQDQADIARAWQRILASVKTYRDLEPAFLGRVEELIDFVTVPQ; this is encoded by the coding sequence ATGGACGATCGCTACAGCGGGGATGTGCTCGCCGCGGGCTGGAAGGGCCACGGGGTGCGCGAGGTGCCGCGGGTGCCGGCATCCCGCGATCTCGTCGTCGAGGTGGCGGACGACGGATTCTGCGGCGCTGTGGTCGGCGTCTCGGGCGGGCTGGTCGAGCTGGAGGACCGCACCGGTCGACGGCGCCTGTTCCCGCTGGGCCCCGGGTTCCTCATCGAGGGCAGGGACGTCGTGCTCGGCCCGCCCGTCGCCGCACCGGTGCGCACCGGCCCGCAGCGGACGGCGTCGGGGTCGTTCGCCGCCGCCGACGCCCGTGCGCGCACCGCGCGCGCCAGCCGCATCCTGGTGGAGGGCCGGCACGACGCCGAGCTCGTGGAGCGGGTGTGGGGCGACGACCTGCGAGCCGAGGGCGTCGTCGTGGAGTACCTCCAGGGCATCGATCTGCTGGATGCCGCACTCGACGAGGAGCCGCCCTCTGCGCAGCGCCGCTACGGCGTGCTCGTCGACCACCTGGTGCCGGGCTCGAAGGAATCGCGTGTCGCCGACGCCATCGCGCGAGGCCGCCACGGTGCGCACGTGCTGATCGTCGGTCACCCGTGGATCGACGTGTGGCAGTGCGTCACCCCCCGCGCCATGGGCATCGAGCGCTGGCCCGAGGTGCCGCGGGGCATCGAGTTCAAGGTGGGGGTGTGCCGCGCGCTCGGCTGGCCCGCGCAGGACCAGGCCGACATCGCGCGCGCCTGGCAGCGCATCCTGGCGTCGGTGAAGACCTACCGGGACCTCGAGCCCGCGTTCCTCGGCCGGGTCGAGGAGCTCATCGACTTCGTCACCGTCCCGCAGTAG
- the trmB gene encoding tRNA (guanosine(46)-N7)-methyltransferase TrmB, translating into MSEAQDRAWSELAPHYVIDVPRDLAVTSILPGSPIDPVAVWGREAPLIVEIGSGQGHAIVHAATSRPGDDFLAIEVFRAGLARTMLDADRAGARNLRLVEANAPEVLQHLLPAASVDELWVFFPDPWHKKKHTKRRLVAEGFAEIAATALRDGGVLRLATDWEDYALQMRAVLAAAPEFEPTFEGEWAPRFEGRVLTAFERKGARVGRDIRDLSYRRAARS; encoded by the coding sequence ATGTCGGAGGCGCAGGACCGCGCCTGGAGCGAGCTCGCGCCGCATTACGTGATCGACGTGCCGCGCGATCTGGCGGTGACCAGCATCCTGCCCGGATCGCCGATCGACCCGGTCGCGGTGTGGGGACGCGAGGCGCCCCTCATCGTCGAGATCGGATCGGGCCAGGGGCACGCCATCGTGCACGCCGCGACCTCGCGGCCCGGTGACGACTTCCTCGCGATCGAGGTCTTCCGGGCGGGGCTCGCCCGCACCATGCTCGATGCCGACCGCGCCGGCGCGCGCAATCTGCGGCTGGTCGAGGCGAACGCGCCCGAGGTGCTGCAGCACCTGCTGCCGGCGGCATCCGTTGACGAGCTGTGGGTCTTCTTCCCCGACCCGTGGCACAAGAAGAAGCACACGAAGCGCCGCCTCGTGGCCGAGGGGTTCGCCGAGATCGCGGCGACCGCGCTGCGGGACGGCGGCGTTCTGCGCCTCGCCACCGACTGGGAGGACTACGCCCTGCAGATGCGCGCGGTCCTGGCCGCGGCGCCGGAGTTCGAGCCGACCTTCGAGGGGGAGTGGGCTCCCCGCTTCGAGGGCCGGGTGCTCACGGCGTTCGAGCGCAAGGGCGCGCGCGTGGGACGCGACATCCGCGATCTGTCGTACCGCCGCGCCGCGAGGTCATGA